Proteins from one Setaria italica strain Yugu1 chromosome V, Setaria_italica_v2.0, whole genome shotgun sequence genomic window:
- the LOC101770568 gene encoding probable magnesium transporter NIPA7 — protein sequence MSPIASGAAGGDLFAANLTGSLLAVASSAFIGVSFIVKKKGLRRAGAAGIRAGVGGYGYLLEPLWWVGMVTMLVGEIANFIAYMFAPAVLVTPLGALSIIVSAVLAHFTLNEKLHRVGVLGCGLCIVGSTMIILHAPQERTPSSVEQIWHLATQPSFLCYAAIAVGVSLFLMLYCAPRYGQTNIIVYVGICSVIGSLTVMSIKAVGIAIKLTIEGINQAGYFQTWVFAVVSATCIVIQLVYLNKALDTFNTAVVSPIYYAMFTTLTILASAIMFKDWSGQRASNIASEICGFLTVLAGTVVLHSTREPDQTSSADLYAPLPPKIYWHIQGNGDIGKQREDDSLTCEFITVVRQDYFV from the exons ATGAGCCCCATCGCGTCCGGCGCCGCGGGCGGTGACCTCTTCGCCGCCAACCTCACGGGctcgctcctcgccgtcgcctcctcgGCGTTCATCGGCGTCAGCTTCATCGTCAAGAAGAAGGGCCtccgacgcgccggcgccgccggcatcCGAGCAG GTGTCGGAGGGTATGGCTACCTCTTGGAGCCACTCTGGTGGGTCGGGATGGTAACCA TGCTTGTTGGGGAGATCGCCAATTTCATCGCTTACATGTTTGCACCTGCAGTCCTCGTCACGCCATTGGGCGCACTCAGTATTATTGTCAG TGCTGTTCTAGCCCATTTCACACTGAATGAGAAGTTGCATCGGGTGGGTGTGCTGGGCTGTGGTCTCTGCATTGTTGGGTCGACTATGATCATCCTACATGCTCCCCAGGAGAGGACCCCTAGTTCCGTGGAGCAGATTTGGCACCTGGCCACACAGCCTT CCTTCCTTTGCTATGCTGCCATAGCAGTGGGAGTTTCTCTGTTCCTCATGCTGTACTGTGCTCCGCGGTATGGACAAACAAACATAATTGTTTATGTTGGAATTTGCTCGGTGATTGGATCCTTGACG GTAATGAGCATAAAGGCTGTGGGCATTGCCATTAAGCTTACAATTGAAGGCATAAACCAGGCTGGCTATTTTCAGACATGGGTGTTTGCAGTGGTTTCAGCAACATGTATAGTTATTCAATTAGTTTATCTGAATAAG GCACTGGATACTTTCAATACAGCAGTTGTCTCTCCCATCTACTATGCCATGTTCACAACCCTCACCATTTTAGCAAGTGCTATAATGTTCAAG GATTGGTCTGGGCAGAGAGCAAGCAACATAGCCTCAGAGATTTGTGGATTTCTTACAGTTCTTGCTGGGACTGTTGTGCTTCATTCGACTAGAGAACCTGATCAAACTTCATCAGCAG ACCTGTATGCACCACTCCCGCCAAAAATATATTGGCACATCCAAGGGAATGGCGATATTGGGAAACAAAGAGAGGATGACTCCCTTACATGTGAATTCATCACTGTTGTGCGGCAAGACTACTTTGTGTAG
- the LOC101770980 gene encoding uncharacterized protein LOC101770980 codes for MDAPGELQCVGRLEVAAPPPARYLRVGSLPVPTDSSASLPALLPSPSPTGAPRYQMLPLETDLNTLPMIPNIPEKVFPNDAKNTEGLRYDGGLVNQNLSRKCEALAVSGLAEYDGQIDVIAPADILKQIFKIPYSKAQVSIAVNRIGKTLILNTGPDVDEGEKIFRRQNNQPKGSDPSIFLNFAMHSVRAEACDCPPSHQPSQEKQTASAVLRGPFDCREGSFDSPPSSSFSTSPYLDQNNSKSRKAQQCTHESLYLGARKNKQKAKGSDPIKKTTRVGEKNSCEVQESEKSKKVGNNGFRKVCFWEFDNFHMLLGSDLLIFSNEKYVAVSLHLWDVSRQVTPLNWLEAWLDNVMASVPELAICYHENGVVQGYELLKNDDIFLLKGVSDDGTPAFHPQVVQQNGLAVLRFLRDNCKQDPGAYWLYKGAEEDVIQLYDLSILPEKHTAGDHRSPCGPMSSFIKKGRKDSLFSLGKLLYRVAHRMSLSKVPSNKAKCAQFFRKCLDFLTEQDHLVVRACAHEQFARLILKCYEELELTSESFMIESEVTLTDLDDDSPELRLENLPSKQNVLPENGKNEPAALDNMLGCSPLASSGTTDSSVEPSHVDDGSSSSVTKDLSVDSLVMCQTGISNTIADAISSKFAAIHHISQAIKSLRWNRQLQNTQDGCNDSADTIWERPVDFSSCRCGDVDCIEVCDIREWLPKSKMDHKLWKLVLLLGESYLALGEAYKNDGQLQRTLKVVELACLVYGSMPGHLDGDEFISSMSNSSLGREDACLKTKLVLDEAGYCKSTKCFSYEVSSQRLPPNYLFWAKAWMLVGDVYAEYHRLNGHQAKVVHKQKSHDEVRMSNEVALEVKRLKRKLGKDKQNCGTCSLINCSCQSDRASSGSSASSSSPEASTIYGRKKNKKTLGRNHQSQYKENGEKPTTQEAMQGSEKKQHCVKDTCIENNSVSNDDVDRYNHARENQSGNVDGVPEKSHTSVPTVRDGGIFKFLGGPKPGDIEYNLSSAIHCYGAAKGALFAYPVHSAETSIVLKKRGWAFNELGRCRLESRNLGSAEIAFADAITAFQDVHDHTNVILINCNLGHGRRALAEECVSRIDEFQKYDLPEGTYMQSFKSAKSEYFQAINYYSAAKRQLKYVNTEVDKVLFHEVYTQYAHTYLRLGMLLARESFLTDSYEGGLIDDSSNIAVLEISAGDAFREALSTYESLGEHRKQEAAFGHFQLACYQRDLCLRSLDLVDKEVKQKNEDKYRQKSKWYGSRAEKNWLKALEFYGPKTHPTMFLNILMAQSALTINISNSFHSTSMLETALGHLLEGRHVVEANEDYSNDVDLDIKPKFWSQLQSLLKRMLAASLPCVAQSSTSNREAAKLKEMYRLSLKSSSLGQLHALHKLWVS; via the exons GACTGGAGCTCCAAGGTATCAAATGCTGCCACTGGAGACTGATCTCAATACTCTCCCTATGATTCCAAACATCCCAGAGAAGGTTTTTCCCAATGACGCAAAGAATACTGAAG GATTACGGTATGACGGTGGACTTGTCAACCAGAACTTATCGAGGAAGTGCGAAGCACTAGCTGTGTCAGGTTTAGCAGAATATGATGGTCAAATAGATGTGATTGCCCCAGCTGATATTCTGAAGCAGATTTTCAAAATACCATACTCCAAGGCACAAGTATCCATTGCTGTGAACCGTATAGGAAAAACACTAATCCTGAACACAGG GCCTGATGTTGATGAAGGTGAAAAGATATTCAGAAGACAAAATAACCAGCCTAAAGGATCTGATCCatcaatttttctgaatttcgcgATGCACTCTGTGCGAGCAGAAGCTTGTGACTGCCCTCCAAGTCATCAGCCTTCACAGGAGAAGCAAACTGCATCCGCAGTCTTACGTGGACCCTTTGACTGCAGGGAGGGTTCTTTTGATTCTCCACCATCATCTAGTTTTAGCACATCACCGTATCTGGATCAGAATAATAGTAAAAGTAGAAAAGCTCAGCAATGTACGCATGAAAGTCTGTACTTAGGAGCAAGGAAAAATAAGCAAAAAGCCAAAGGATCTGATCCTATCAAAAAAACCACTCGTGTTGGTGAAAAAAACAGCTGTGAGGTGCAAGAGTCTGAGAAGAGCAAGAAAGTGGGAAACAATGGATTTCGGAAGGTTTGCTTTTGGGAATTCGACAATTTCCATATGCTTTTGGGTAGTGACTTGCTTATATTTAGCAATGAGAAATATGTTGCAGTCAGCTTGCACCTATGGGATGTTTCTAGACAG GTTACTCCACTGAACTGGCTTGAAGCTTGGCTTGACAATGTAATGGCAAGTGTTCCAGAATTGGCCATATGTTATCATGAGAATGGTGTTGTTCAAGGTTATGAGCTTTTAAAGAATGATGATATATTTCTACTGAAGGGTGTCTCAGATGATGGCACGCCTGCATTTCATCCACAGGTTGTCCAGCAAAATGGCCTCGCTGTCCTGAGGTTCCTTCGGGATAACTGTAAGCAAGACCCTGGTGCATATTGG CTGTACAAAGGTGCTGAAGAAGATGTCATACAGTTATATGATCTGTCTATCTTACCTGAAAAACATACAGCTGGTGATCATAGATCTCCATGCGGTCCTATGTCATCCTTTATAAAAAAGGGGAGAAAGGATTCATTGTTCTCTCTGGGTAAACTCCTTTACCGTGTTGCTCACAGGATGTCCTTGTCAAAG GTGCCTAGTAACAAAGCAAAATGTGCACAATTCTTCAGAAAATGTTTGGATTTTCTCACTGAGCAGGATCACCTG GTTGTCCGGGCATGTGCTCATGAACAATTTGCAAGGCTCATCCTGAAATGCTATGAGGAGTTGGAATTGACATCTGAATCATTTATGATTGAATCTGAAGTTACCCTTACTGATCTGGATGATGATTCTCCAGAGTTGAGACTCGAGAATTTACCATCAAAACAAAATGTTCTGCCAGAGAATGGCAAGAATGAGCCAGCAGCGTTAGACAATATGTTGGGATGCTCACCGTTGGCGTCTTCTGGTACAACAGATAGTTCAGTGGAACCAAGCCATGTTGATGATGGTTCTTCATCTTCAGTTACAAAAGATCTTTCTGTGGATAGCTTGGTAATGTGTCAGACCGGTATATCAAATACAATTGCTGATGCAATCTCCTCTAAGTTCGCTGCCATACACCATATATCTCAAGCTATCAAATCCCTTAGATGGAATCGACAACTGCAGAACACTCAGGATGGTTGCAACGACAGCGCAGATACCATTTGGGAGAGGCCAGTTGACTTCTCTTCTTGCCGATGCGGTgatgttgattgtattgaagtCTGTGACATCAGGGAGTGGCTGCCAAAATCGAAAATGGATCATAAGTTGTGGAAACTTGTCCTCTTGCTTGGGGAATCTTATTTGGCACTTGGAGAGGCATACAAGAATGATGGTCAGCTTCAGCGCACCCTTAAAGTTGTTGAATTAGCTTGTTTGGTTTATGGGTCTATGCCTGGACATCTTGATGGTGATGAGTTCATCTCATCCATGTCCAACAGTTCATTGGGTCGGGAAGATGCTTGTCTAAAAACCAAACTTGTACTGGATGAGGCAGGCTATTGCAAAAGCACCAAATGCTTCAGCTATGAAGTTTCTTCCCAACGGTTGCCACCAAATTATTTATTTTGGGCAAAGGCATGGATGCTTGTTGGTGATGTCTATGCAGAATATCACAGATTGAATGGTCATCAAGCAAAGGTGGTACACAAGCAAAAGTCTCATGATGAAGTTAGAATGTCGAATGAAGTAGCATTGGAGGTCAAACGTCTTAAGAGAAAACTAGGAAAGGATAAGCAGAATTGTGGCACATGCTCTTTGATAAACTGTAGCTGCCAAAGTGACAGGGCAAGTAGTGGCAGCAGTGCAAGCAGCAGTAGTCCTGAAGCCTCCACCATCTATGgtcgaaagaaaaataaaaaaacacttGGTAGGAACCACCAATCACAATATAAAGAAAACGGGGAGAAACCCACTACACAGGAAGCAATGCAAGGTTCTGAAAAGAAGCAGCATTGTGTGAAAGATACTTGTATTGAAAACAACTCAGTATCAAATGATGATGTGGATCGTTACAATCATGCCAGGGAAAATCAGTCTGGAAATGTTGATGGTGTTCCTGAAAAATCTCACACAAGTGTTCCCACTGTGAGGGATGGTGGTATCTTCAAGTTCCTAGGTGGTCCCAAACCAGGAGATATTGAGTACAACTTGTCTTCTGCTATTCACTGTTATGGTGCAGCCAAGGGAGCATTGTTCGCATATCCTGTGCATTCAGCAGAAACTTCCATTGTTCTTAAGAAAAGAGGCTGGGCATTTAATGAACTGGGCCGTTGTAGACTTGAAAGTAGAAATCTGGGTAGTGCTGAGATTGCTTTTGCAGATGCTATTACAGCATTTCAAGATGTCCATGATCACACAAATGTTATATTGATCAACTGTAACTTAGGTCATGGTAGGAGAGCTTTAGCAGAGGAATGTGTGTCCAGGATTGATGAATTTCAGAAGTATGATCTTCCTGAAGGCACATATATGCAATCCTTTAAGTCAGCCAAGTCAGAATATTTTCAAGCAATAAACTACTATTCAGCAGCTAAGAGGCAACTGAAGTATGTCAATACTGAAGTCGATAAAGTGCTGTTCCATGAGGTTTATACACAGTATGCACATACCTACCTGAGACTTGGAATGCTTTTGGCAAGGGAGAGCTTCTTAACCGACAGTTATGAAGGTGGACTCATTGATGACTCATCTAACATAGCAGTTCTAGAGATTTCAGCGGGTGATGCTTTTCGGGAGGCTTTGTCTACTTATGAATCCCTTGGTGAACATCGCAAACAGGAAGCTGCTTTTGGTCATTTTCAGCTCGCTTGTTATCAGAGGGATCTGTGCTTAAGATCTCTGGATTTAGTTGACAAGGAGGTTAAACAAAAAAATGAGGATAAATATCGTCAGAAAAGTAAGTGGTATGGTTCCCGAGCGGAGAAGAACTGGCTGAAGGCTTTAGAATTTTATGGTCCGAAGACACATCCTACTATGTTTCTTAACATCCTTATGGCGCAGTCTGCTCTTACTATTAACATATCAAATTCTTTCCACTCAACTTCG ATGCTTGAAACCGCGCTGGGTCACTTGTTGGAAGGCCGGCACGTGGTCGAAGCAAATGAAGACTACTCCAACGATGTGGATCTGGACATAAAGCCGAAGTTCTGGAGCCAGCTGCAGAGCCTGCTGAAGAGGATGCTGGCGGCATCGCTGCCTTGTGTTGCCCAGTCCAGCACTAGCAACAGAGAAGCTGCTAAGCTGAAAGAGATGTACCGTCTGTCGCTCAAATCTTCCTCTCTGGGCCAACTGCATGCGTTGCACAAGCTTTGGGTCTCTTAA